From a single Bacteroidia bacterium genomic region:
- a CDS encoding SDR family oxidoreductase, giving the protein MKFVGKVVWVTGAGQGIGYEICRMFAQAGAWVALNDLDPILAEQAATAINRETGTQTVSAWPGDISNPEIISAMAEGIESQLGKLDILVANAGITIFGEFLQFAASSFDKLVNVNLRGSYFCAQAAALSMIRNKIDGRILLMSSVTGVQAHSNLSAYGMTKAAIRMLAKSLAMELGPYGITVNALGPGATLTERTEKEGPSFTEGWKVVAPNRKIATVADIAAAALFLASEEAHHITGETLMIDGGWTIHSPLPGDNYTTT; this is encoded by the coding sequence CTGGCCAGGGCATCGGTTACGAAATATGCAGAATGTTTGCACAGGCAGGCGCTTGGGTGGCATTAAATGACCTTGATCCGATACTGGCAGAACAGGCTGCAACTGCCATCAACCGCGAAACCGGCACCCAAACCGTCAGTGCCTGGCCGGGAGATATCAGTAATCCGGAGATCATCTCAGCCATGGCTGAGGGAATCGAATCTCAACTGGGCAAACTCGACATACTGGTCGCAAATGCTGGAATCACAATTTTTGGAGAATTTTTACAATTCGCCGCATCCTCTTTTGACAAGCTGGTAAATGTCAATCTGAGAGGCTCCTATTTCTGTGCCCAGGCTGCCGCCCTTTCCATGATCAGAAACAAAATCGATGGACGTATTTTGCTTATGTCGTCTGTAACTGGCGTTCAGGCACACAGCAATCTCAGCGCCTATGGCATGACCAAAGCGGCTATTCGCATGCTGGCAAAATCACTTGCAATGGAACTCGGCCCCTACGGCATCACCGTCAACGCCCTGGGACCAGGCGCAACCCTTACCGAGCGAACCGAAAAAGAAGGCCCCTCCTTCACCGAAGGCTGGAAAGTCGTCGCGCCCAACCGAAAAATAGCCACCGTAGCGGATATAGCTGCTGCCGCCTTGTTTCTGGCTTCAGAAGAAGCACATCATATCACCGGAGAAACGCTGATGATCGACGGAGGATGGACCATCCACTCCCCGTTGCCCGGCGATAATTATACGACTACCTGA
- a CDS encoding SUMF1/EgtB/PvdO family nonheme iron enzyme yields the protein MTVPTSVFINYRQDDTAGFAEYLRICLEEQLPRGSVFLDTESISYGEVIGDVIGQHLEQTKLLLVVVGENWQDVTDAEGDRRLLNPNDWVRKEIEFAAEKDKTIILVLFNQVDFKKTGDWLSRKVSSIGFLSEKKYFPCDEKNLRRDVEALINYLRTLPELPFLPEGGEKVTDSPLPSLRDELAREFPLPKKYHLPHSKVPFMALNYFRPEDARIFFGRTEESLRLCRAVSNFPVVLLYGQSGAGKSSLLNAGLLPRIEDRFVSHYLRRDKEPGLHRQLQNWLDTYCESGKPTLLILDQVEEMFTNPRENRKEEPSATADLLGFIRQHHSNIKILLSFRSEHIAPIKALIAAKGIVPTRDQEMYLCPLTEAGVREAISGISEDKLMSNHYQLHIEPGLVNQMTGDLVDPRRPDSHIAPLLQYQLHNLWKEASQARNADYEWITLTEKVYLTRRRTSLGELIEAELQKLSEKLPAWQTYIDNGLIWNLLCLYTTDLLTAREKDDAEVAADYLHISEFAELFAQLKNHCQLMIPCGKEERPATRLAHDALAPLVRERFNNSDAPGQRAARIIETKTREKRAGLNSEFSETDLLSVDEGEKGMPQIPREVAAQMEKDRQRYRKERENRFRLAYETALSDHEHLRYEEALNNLELAAAEGILPEKIEELLTQLPFVFRELNQSDGLEKCQLLAGEQLPPTDQKILEKRYFPTMLPVPGGSFKMGSEEGYADEKPVHTVHLSSFEMAETPVTCWQYGLYCLATRQDLPRDSGFGRGEKPVVNVNWYEATRYCNWLSERHGLQSVYEHKDKNTVIARWENNGYRLPTEAEWEYAAREGGKNVRFGNGKDIAHPDEMNYDYAHPYNDKSYISQTGQKGLGRTTPVFSFQPNALGFYDMSGNVYEWCWDRWSEGDYYRSSEGVKDPTGPENSSESGKLVRGGSWDETAMLCRCSYRFRVNPFLLNLNVGFRVVRR from the coding sequence ATGACAGTACCTACTTCAGTTTTTATCAACTACCGCCAGGACGATACCGCAGGTTTCGCCGAGTATCTCCGCATATGCCTTGAGGAGCAGCTCCCGCGCGGCAGTGTTTTTCTGGATACTGAATCCATTTCCTACGGCGAGGTAATCGGAGATGTTATCGGGCAACATTTGGAACAGACAAAGCTGCTGCTGGTAGTGGTAGGTGAAAATTGGCAGGATGTCACAGATGCCGAAGGCGACCGGCGTTTGCTCAATCCTAATGACTGGGTTCGTAAAGAAATTGAATTCGCTGCTGAAAAAGATAAAACCATTATTCTGGTGCTCTTCAACCAGGTTGATTTTAAGAAAACGGGCGATTGGTTGTCAAGAAAAGTATCTTCTATTGGCTTCCTCTCAGAAAAAAAATATTTCCCATGTGACGAAAAAAACCTTCGCCGGGACGTAGAAGCGCTGATCAACTATCTGCGCACGTTGCCCGAACTCCCTTTCCTGCCGGAAGGCGGGGAAAAAGTAACTGATAGTCCTTTGCCCAGTCTTCGCGACGAGTTGGCGCGCGAATTTCCCCTACCCAAAAAATATCATCTCCCCCATTCGAAAGTGCCTTTCATGGCATTAAATTACTTCCGCCCGGAAGATGCCCGCATTTTCTTTGGCCGGACAGAAGAATCGCTTCGCCTCTGCCGGGCAGTTTCCAATTTTCCGGTGGTTTTGTTGTACGGGCAATCAGGAGCAGGCAAGTCTTCTCTGCTGAATGCGGGTTTGTTGCCCCGGATTGAAGACCGTTTTGTCTCCCACTACCTGCGGAGAGACAAAGAACCCGGCCTCCACCGCCAGTTGCAAAACTGGCTGGATACATATTGCGAGTCGGGAAAACCCACGCTCCTCATCCTCGATCAGGTGGAGGAAATGTTTACAAATCCGCGGGAAAACAGAAAAGAAGAACCGTCCGCCACAGCTGATCTGCTGGGGTTTATCCGGCAGCATCATTCCAACATCAAAATATTGCTCTCCTTTCGCTCGGAACATATAGCGCCGATCAAAGCGCTGATTGCCGCAAAAGGAATTGTGCCCACAAGAGACCAGGAAATGTATCTCTGCCCGCTGACTGAAGCCGGCGTCAGGGAAGCGATTTCAGGTATATCTGAAGATAAGCTGATGAGTAATCATTACCAGCTTCATATCGAACCGGGGCTGGTAAACCAGATGACAGGCGATCTGGTGGATCCTCGTCGCCCTGATTCACATATCGCTCCCCTGCTTCAATATCAGCTTCACAATCTGTGGAAGGAAGCCAGCCAGGCTCGAAACGCAGACTACGAATGGATAACCCTCACCGAAAAAGTCTATCTCACCAGACGAAGAACTTCACTGGGAGAACTGATCGAGGCTGAATTGCAAAAATTGTCTGAGAAACTGCCTGCCTGGCAGACTTATATCGACAATGGCCTGATCTGGAATCTGCTTTGTCTTTATACCACTGACCTCCTCACGGCAAGGGAAAAAGATGATGCTGAAGTTGCAGCCGATTATTTACATATCAGCGAGTTTGCAGAACTTTTTGCCCAGCTCAAAAACCATTGCCAACTGATGATCCCCTGTGGTAAGGAGGAACGCCCCGCCACCCGCCTGGCACACGATGCGCTGGCGCCCCTGGTTCGGGAACGGTTCAACAACTCCGATGCACCCGGACAACGCGCTGCACGTATCATCGAAACCAAAACCCGCGAGAAACGCGCAGGTCTGAACTCCGAATTCAGCGAGACGGATTTACTCTCCGTGGATGAAGGGGAAAAAGGCATGCCGCAAATACCCCGGGAAGTTGCCGCCCAGATGGAGAAAGACCGGCAGCGATACCGAAAAGAGCGGGAAAACCGTTTCCGGCTGGCTTATGAAACTGCCCTTTCTGACCACGAACATCTTCGCTATGAAGAGGCACTAAATAACCTCGAACTGGCCGCCGCAGAAGGCATTTTACCCGAAAAAATTGAAGAATTGCTGACACAACTTCCTTTTGTTTTTCGCGAACTCAACCAATCTGATGGCCTTGAAAAATGTCAGCTACTGGCCGGAGAACAACTGCCCCCAACAGATCAAAAAATTCTGGAAAAACGCTATTTCCCCACTATGCTCCCCGTACCCGGTGGAAGTTTTAAGATGGGAAGCGAGGAAGGATACGCAGACGAAAAACCTGTGCATACCGTACATCTGAGCAGCTTTGAAATGGCGGAAACCCCCGTCACCTGCTGGCAGTATGGCCTTTATTGTTTGGCTACCCGACAGGATTTGCCCCGCGACTCGGGTTTTGGCAGAGGCGAAAAACCCGTAGTCAATGTCAACTGGTACGAAGCCACCCGCTACTGCAACTGGCTGAGCGAACGCCACGGCCTCCAGTCTGTATATGAACATAAAGATAAAAACACCGTCATCGCCCGTTGGGAAAACAACGGCTACCGCCTCCCTACCGAAGCGGAGTGGGAATACGCAGCCCGGGAGGGCGGAAAAAATGTGCGCTTTGGCAATGGCAAAGATATTGCCCACCCCGACGAGATGAACTACGATTATGCACACCCTTACAATGACAAATCGTATATCTCCCAGACCGGCCAAAAAGGACTGGGCCGTACAACCCCCGTTTTTAGTTTTCAACCCAATGCTCTCGGCTTTTATGATATGAGCGGCAATGTCTATGAGTGGTGCTGGGACCGGTGGAGTGAGGGAGATTATTACCGCTCAAGCGAAGGTGTCAAAGACCCGACCGGCCCGGAAAACTCTTCTGAAAGCGGAAAGTTGGTTCGTGGCGGGTCCTGGGACGAGACAGCAATGCTCTGTCGCTGTTCCTACCGCTTCAGGGTCAATCCTTTCCTTCTGAATCTTAATGTAGGTTTTCGGGTAGTCCGGCGCTAA
- a CDS encoding SUMF1/EgtB/PvdO family nonheme iron enzyme: MTKPLIFLNYRKNAAQGHATTIRLLLENTFGKDAVFQDYHSIQSGEDWAATIPQAIREAKVFLAFIHGDEWLELGEYKTDRRLFREDDWVRKEIQIALDENKIIIPILLQGIKKWPAEKNIAEVSPEGLEPFFRLQGEWFNPDKPEIAIQALQSRLNGVMSPQPQSGEVPLFPLNDFPLNANLIRELCYLDSPYIGIPHFDEAHAPLFFGRDEDIWRLYYEYITQLAPGQILLLHGASGVGKSSLLNAGIFPRLKYKGWNVSYDRRKKQTGADQSPAGLHILLGNLIAKADEGEKTERIILLDQVEEMLTDRGADDEKPAFFEMLKRAPDTVKIVLGFRKEYLADIKDQLKDYRINYLEYSLRPLGKESVRRAIRGVFDTPEVKKMFPRLGTLDPLLEAALIRDITQDEVSHIAPLLQFQLENLYKAAERAAHGGVIYLKLDQYQPETSLQSYLENHKLAAVEKTFPEAAASGLINDILYFYTTPDLTAATQAGGDYVARYAHIEARWPGRLKEIQQCLADQYLLLRQDEAHTSRLAHDALARIVRKRYETSSLPGQQAAFIIRAKEKIAIQKVQFSETDITLIETGQWGMSAVPPEIQQRIQTDKQRYLTQKYDRQRLALRSAAEDIEHLRFVQALDNLHIAWQEGIRPERILALARHLPYPFEQLGLEEKREECMALMAEMNRYISANWNIPHIDTSIIHTDRFFPSLVEVKGGRYKMGSTEGARYYKQEGPEHMVEVDGFWMGATPVTCWQFGMYCLDTGRELPRDSGFGRGDRPVVNVNWYETTHYCNWLSLRQGLEPVYEHPDGQTVIALWENNGYRLPTEAEWEYAARERGKNIRFGNGKDIADPSEINFDGQHVYNTFDKTIASWIQKGENRGATTPVRRFSPNALGLYDMSGNVYEWCWDGYDENFYQNSPEKNPRGPEKKQTDQVVRGGSWFETALDCRCSYRNGDIPFDLNNVIGFRVVRR; this comes from the coding sequence ATGACAAAGCCCCTTATTTTTCTCAATTACCGCAAAAACGCAGCGCAGGGTCATGCCACGACCATACGCCTGCTGCTCGAAAATACCTTTGGAAAGGATGCCGTCTTTCAGGATTATCATTCGATACAAAGCGGGGAAGACTGGGCGGCGACAATTCCACAGGCGATACGGGAAGCAAAGGTTTTTCTGGCGTTTATCCATGGTGACGAATGGCTGGAATTAGGCGAATACAAAACTGATCGCCGACTCTTCCGGGAAGATGACTGGGTGCGGAAGGAAATCCAGATTGCCCTTGACGAAAATAAAATTATTATCCCCATTCTTCTGCAAGGCATAAAAAAATGGCCCGCCGAAAAAAATATTGCGGAGGTTTCGCCCGAAGGACTGGAACCATTTTTCCGTTTACAAGGTGAGTGGTTTAACCCCGATAAACCAGAGATAGCCATTCAGGCCCTGCAATCAAGGCTGAATGGTGTGATGAGCCCTCAACCGCAATCCGGCGAAGTACCGCTTTTTCCTCTCAATGACTTTCCACTTAACGCCAATCTTATCCGGGAACTTTGCTATCTCGACAGCCCCTACATTGGCATTCCTCACTTCGACGAGGCACATGCGCCGCTTTTTTTCGGGCGGGATGAGGATATATGGAGGTTGTATTACGAATATATCACTCAACTGGCTCCGGGGCAAATCCTGCTTCTGCACGGGGCTTCGGGTGTAGGCAAATCCTCTCTGCTGAATGCGGGGATTTTTCCAAGGCTAAAATATAAGGGCTGGAACGTGAGCTACGACCGGAGAAAAAAACAAACTGGCGCTGACCAATCGCCCGCAGGTCTGCATATTCTTCTGGGAAATCTTATCGCGAAGGCAGATGAAGGTGAAAAAACAGAACGTATTATCCTGCTCGACCAGGTGGAAGAAATGCTCACCGACCGGGGTGCCGATGACGAAAAACCCGCCTTTTTTGAAATGTTGAAGCGGGCTCCCGACACGGTAAAAATCGTTTTGGGTTTCCGCAAGGAATACCTCGCGGACATCAAAGACCAGTTGAAAGATTACCGTATCAATTACCTCGAATACTCTCTGCGCCCGCTTGGGAAAGAAAGTGTGCGAAGGGCCATACGCGGGGTATTTGACACACCGGAGGTAAAAAAAATGTTTCCCCGGCTTGGAACACTGGATCCCCTGCTGGAAGCAGCCCTGATTCGCGATATTACGCAGGATGAGGTTTCACATATTGCGCCGCTGCTACAGTTTCAATTGGAAAACCTGTACAAAGCAGCCGAAAGGGCCGCTCATGGCGGGGTCATTTATCTGAAGCTGGATCAATATCAGCCGGAAACCTCCCTGCAATCCTACCTCGAAAACCACAAACTGGCAGCAGTCGAAAAAACCTTTCCAGAAGCCGCTGCTTCCGGTCTGATCAACGATATCCTTTATTTCTATACTACCCCTGACCTCACTGCCGCTACGCAGGCAGGCGGGGATTATGTGGCGCGTTATGCCCATATTGAGGCCCGCTGGCCGGGAAGGCTGAAAGAAATACAACAATGTCTGGCAGACCAGTATCTCCTGCTTCGTCAGGACGAAGCGCACACCTCCCGGCTGGCTCATGACGCCCTGGCGCGTATCGTCCGGAAGCGATATGAAACTTCTTCTCTGCCGGGTCAGCAGGCGGCTTTTATTATCCGGGCTAAGGAAAAAATCGCCATTCAAAAGGTGCAGTTCAGCGAGACGGATATCACCCTTATCGAAACCGGGCAGTGGGGGATGTCAGCAGTGCCGCCCGAGATTCAGCAACGCATACAAACCGACAAACAACGTTATCTCACACAAAAATACGACCGCCAGCGGCTGGCCCTGCGCAGCGCAGCAGAAGATATCGAACACCTGCGTTTTGTCCAGGCGCTGGACAACCTCCATATCGCATGGCAGGAAGGAATCCGTCCGGAAAGGATACTGGCTCTGGCGCGACACCTGCCCTATCCCTTTGAACAACTCGGGCTGGAGGAAAAACGAGAAGAATGTATGGCGTTGATGGCTGAAATGAATCGGTATATTTCTGCCAATTGGAATATACCCCATATTGATACTTCTATCATTCATACCGACAGATTTTTCCCCTCGTTGGTTGAGGTAAAAGGCGGTCGTTACAAAATGGGCAGCACAGAAGGCGCAAGATATTATAAACAAGAAGGGCCGGAACACATGGTTGAAGTGGATGGTTTTTGGATGGGCGCAACACCCGTCACCTGTTGGCAATTTGGCATGTATTGCCTTGACACCGGGCGTGAACTGCCCCGGGATTCGGGTTTTGGCAGGGGCGATCGCCCTGTGGTGAATGTCAACTGGTACGAAACCACTCACTACTGCAACTGGCTGAGCTTACGACAGGGGCTGGAACCCGTATATGAACACCCCGACGGTCAAACCGTAATTGCTCTCTGGGAAAACAACGGCTACCGCCTGCCCACAGAAGCGGAATGGGAATACGCGGCAAGAGAACGCGGCAAAAATATCAGGTTTGGCAACGGGAAAGACATAGCCGATCCTTCGGAGATAAATTTCGACGGACAGCATGTTTACAATACTTTTGACAAAACCATCGCTTCCTGGATTCAGAAAGGGGAAAACCGGGGCGCAACCACACCCGTCCGGAGATTTTCTCCCAATGCCCTCGGGCTATATGACATGAGCGGCAATGTCTATGAGTGGTGCTGGGACGGATATGATGAAAACTTTTACCAAAATAGTCCTGAAAAAAATCCGCGCGGCCCGGAAAAAAAACAAACCGATCAGGTGGTTCGTGGCGGGTCCTGGTTCGAAACGGCCTTAGACTGTCGCTGTTCCTACCGCAACGGGGACATTCCTTTCGATCTGAATAATGTTATAGGATTTCGGGTAGTCCGGCGCTAA
- a CDS encoding HepT-like ribonuclease domain-containing protein: MTKTPQKWLFDIIGYGELIRGYLDEMPDFMAYTSDNKTKLAVERCLEIVGEACHKLRKNYQIILSFSDRTYNFRGSLIHQYDEIKDQTIYQFALNDIPVLVREAKELMDTYEDD; this comes from the coding sequence ATGACCAAAACACCCCAAAAGTGGCTGTTTGATATTATCGGATATGGAGAATTAATTCGAGGGTATCTGGATGAAATGCCTGATTTTATGGCTTACACTTCAGATAACAAAACAAAGTTAGCTGTTGAACGCTGTCTGGAGATTGTTGGAGAAGCCTGCCATAAACTTAGAAAAAACTATCAGATTATTTTAAGTTTTTCCGATCGCACATATAACTTCAGAGGAAGTCTGATTCATCAATACGATGAAATCAAAGATCAGACTATTTATCAATTTGCCTTGAATGATATTCCTGTCCTGGTCAGAGAAGCAAAAGAATTAATGGATACTTATGAGGATGATTAG
- a CDS encoding nucleotidyltransferase domain-containing protein, which yields MVLLVKNKLEEITILCQKYRVKKLWIFGSAVIPEHFRPDSDLDFLYQFDDNGTYDPSFPYAANWSDMLTALRDLFDREVQLIAYGPFKNPWFRDSVEATKQLIYDQNTPKVAV from the coding sequence ATGGTACTTCTGGTGAAAAATAAACTTGAGGAAATCACTATACTTTGCCAAAAGTACAGAGTGAAAAAGCTCTGGATATTTGGCTCAGCGGTAATTCCTGAGCATTTTCGCCCAGACAGTGATTTGGATTTTTTGTACCAGTTTGATGATAATGGTACTTATGATCCATCATTTCCTTACGCTGCTAACTGGTCTGATATGTTAACAGCGCTTCGGGATTTATTTGATCGTGAAGTGCAGTTGATTGCATACGGCCCTTTTAAAAACCCCTGGTTTCGCGATTCGGTAGAAGCAACCAAACAATTGATCTATGACCAAAACACCCCAAAAGTGGCTGTTTGA